Proteins found in one Corynebacterium sanguinis genomic segment:
- the dnaJ gene encoding molecular chaperone DnaJ, translating into MARDYYGILGVDREATEQEIKRAYRKLARTYHPDVNPSEEAAEKFREISMAQEVLLDPSKRHIVDRGGDPMEQGAAGPGGAGGFGGFGDIFEAFFGGAGQGREPRSRVQPGNNALLRTAITLDDAFTGVKKEVTVDTAVLCDACTGTGSESKSKPVTCDHCHGTGSVEEVQQSFLGNIMTTRDCPKCRGFGELIKDPCRQCAGDGRVRSRRDLTVNIPAGIADGMRIRMAGQGEVGHGGGPAGDLYVEVHTQPHPVFAREGDNLHLRVTVPMYEAALGTSLTVDTLSGGEASIEVPAGTQPNERVVLTGAGMPRLRSQEAGDMIAHIEVVVPTELRPEEREALEGLRDGHAHSASVASEDAGHNESFFGRMRGRFRR; encoded by the coding sequence GTGGCTCGTGACTATTACGGGATCCTCGGCGTCGACCGCGAGGCGACCGAGCAGGAGATTAAGAGGGCGTACCGCAAGCTGGCGCGCACGTACCACCCGGATGTCAACCCGTCCGAGGAGGCCGCGGAGAAGTTCCGCGAGATCTCCATGGCGCAGGAGGTGTTGCTCGACCCCTCCAAGCGCCACATCGTTGACCGCGGCGGCGACCCGATGGAGCAAGGCGCCGCCGGGCCGGGCGGGGCAGGCGGGTTTGGTGGCTTCGGCGACATTTTCGAGGCCTTCTTCGGAGGCGCAGGCCAGGGCCGTGAGCCGCGTTCGCGCGTGCAGCCCGGCAATAACGCCCTGCTGCGCACCGCCATTACGCTTGACGACGCCTTCACCGGCGTAAAGAAGGAAGTCACCGTCGACACCGCCGTCTTGTGCGACGCCTGCACCGGCACCGGGTCCGAATCGAAGTCGAAGCCGGTGACCTGCGACCACTGCCACGGCACTGGCTCGGTTGAGGAGGTCCAGCAGTCTTTCCTCGGCAACATCATGACCACCCGCGACTGCCCCAAGTGCCGCGGGTTCGGCGAGCTGATCAAGGATCCCTGCCGCCAGTGCGCGGGAGATGGCCGGGTGCGCTCGCGCCGCGATTTGACTGTGAACATCCCGGCCGGTATCGCCGACGGCATGCGGATCCGCATGGCGGGCCAGGGTGAGGTCGGCCACGGCGGCGGGCCCGCAGGCGATCTGTACGTCGAGGTTCACACGCAGCCGCACCCAGTTTTCGCGCGTGAGGGCGACAACCTGCATCTGCGCGTGACGGTGCCGATGTACGAGGCGGCCCTGGGCACCTCGTTAACGGTGGATACTCTCAGCGGCGGCGAGGCCTCGATTGAGGTGCCGGCAGGCACCCAGCCGAACGAGCGCGTCGTGCTCACCGGCGCTGGCATGCCGCGGCTGCGCAGCCAGGAGGCCGGCGACATGATCGCGCACATTGAGGTAGTCGTGCCCACGGAGCTTCGCCCCGAGGAGCGCGAGGCGCTCGAGGGCCTGCGCGACGGCCACGCCCACTCCGCGTCGGTGGCCAGCGAGGACGCCGGCCACAACGAGTCCTTCTTCGGCCGGATGCGCGGCCGCTTCCGCCGATGA
- a CDS encoding 16S rRNA (uracil(1498)-N(3))-methyltransferase translates to MSLPVFITPDPARGELDGAEGRHAVTVKRIAVGERIMLVDGAGTAAEVTVTEIRGKDLLRGEVLGLTQVPKPTPRVTVVQAIPKADRAELAVDLAVQGGADAIVPWISQRTIARWPADKQAKQVAKWQAVAREAAKQSRRAWVPQVAEPVTTNQLRERVVGKQALVLHEDAKRSITDIEFADEVFVIVGPEGGIGPEELESLGAEAVKLGPEVLRTASAGLAALCAIGAVTGRW, encoded by the coding sequence ATGAGCCTGCCGGTCTTCATCACCCCGGACCCCGCCCGCGGCGAGCTCGACGGGGCGGAGGGCCGCCACGCGGTCACGGTCAAGCGCATTGCCGTGGGCGAGCGCATCATGCTTGTCGACGGCGCCGGCACCGCCGCCGAGGTCACGGTGACCGAGATCCGCGGTAAGGACCTCCTGCGCGGCGAGGTGCTGGGGCTCACCCAGGTGCCGAAGCCAACCCCGCGCGTCACCGTCGTCCAAGCCATCCCGAAGGCGGACCGCGCCGAGCTCGCCGTCGACTTGGCCGTACAAGGCGGCGCCGACGCGATCGTGCCGTGGATCTCGCAGCGCACCATCGCGCGCTGGCCCGCGGACAAGCAGGCCAAGCAAGTGGCCAAGTGGCAGGCGGTGGCGCGCGAGGCAGCCAAGCAGTCGCGCCGGGCGTGGGTGCCTCAGGTGGCGGAGCCTGTGACGACGAACCAGCTGCGCGAGCGGGTTGTCGGCAAGCAGGCGCTCGTTCTGCACGAGGACGCGAAGCGGTCGATCACGGACATCGAGTTCGCCGACGAGGTCTTTGTCATCGTCGGGCCGGAGGGCGGCATCGGGCCCGAGGAGCTCGAGAGCCTGGGCGCCGAGGCCGTCAAACTCGGCCCGGAGGTGTTGCGCACAGCCTCGGCGGGGCTCGCGGCGCTGTGCGCGATCGGCGCTGTCACGGGGCGCTGGTAG
- a CDS encoding PhoH family protein — translation MEELVTRKVELDSTYAQAVLGINDDNLRVLNQQLGADIHARGTTVTLRGPVAAVAHATRVLDEIESMARRGVPVGPDTVVHATRIMETEAPESVAEILGAEIVARRGKVIRPKTAGQRRYVDAIDENTITFGIGPAGSGKTYLAVAKAVQALQSKQVKRIILTRPAVEAGEKLGFLPGTLNDKIDPYLRPLYDALRDMLDPEMIPKLLDAGIIEVAPLAYMRGRTLNDAFVILDEAQNTTGSQMKMFLTRLGFGSKMVVTGDVSQVDLPSGTVSGLRVARRILGGIDDIYIEELSAEDVVRHHLISRIVEAYDRHDATNAARYEKKQAERERALP, via the coding sequence ATGGAAGAACTGGTGACGCGCAAGGTTGAGCTCGACTCGACCTACGCCCAGGCGGTGCTCGGTATCAACGACGACAACCTGCGGGTGCTGAACCAGCAGCTCGGCGCGGACATCCACGCCCGCGGCACCACGGTCACGCTGCGCGGGCCCGTCGCCGCGGTGGCCCACGCCACCCGGGTCCTCGACGAGATTGAATCGATGGCGCGCCGCGGGGTGCCTGTCGGGCCCGACACCGTGGTCCACGCCACTCGGATTATGGAGACCGAGGCGCCGGAGTCGGTCGCGGAGATCCTCGGCGCCGAGATCGTGGCGCGCCGCGGCAAGGTGATTCGGCCGAAAACCGCAGGCCAGCGCCGCTACGTCGACGCGATCGACGAGAACACCATCACGTTCGGCATCGGGCCTGCGGGTTCGGGCAAGACCTACCTCGCGGTTGCGAAGGCGGTCCAAGCGCTGCAATCCAAGCAGGTCAAACGCATCATCCTGACCCGCCCGGCCGTCGAGGCCGGCGAGAAGCTCGGCTTCCTGCCCGGCACGCTCAACGACAAGATCGACCCGTACCTGCGCCCGCTTTACGACGCTCTGCGCGACATGCTGGACCCCGAGATGATCCCGAAGCTGCTCGATGCCGGCATCATCGAGGTCGCCCCGCTGGCGTACATGCGCGGGCGCACGCTCAACGACGCCTTCGTCATCCTCGACGAGGCGCAGAACACCACGGGCAGCCAGATGAAGATGTTTTTGACCCGCCTCGGCTTCGGCTCGAAGATGGTGGTCACCGGTGACGTCTCCCAAGTGGACCTGCCCAGTGGCACGGTCTCCGGGCTGCGCGTGGCGCGGCGCATCCTCGGTGGCATCGACGACATTTACATCGAGGAGCTCAGCGCGGAGGACGTGGTGCGCCACCACCTGATCTCGCGCATCGTCGAGGCCTACGATCGCCACGACGCCACCAACGCGGCGCGCTACGAGAAGAAGCAGGCGGAGCGAGAAAGGGCGCTGCCATGA
- the ybeY gene encoding rRNA maturation RNase YbeY: MSIEVLNESGEGDINEEMLVDVSSFALAAMDVHPETEVTITLVDEPTMADLHVRWMDLEGPTDVMSFPMDELTPGGGRPDAAQPGPAMLGDIILCPAFDRRQAELAGHDLGHELALLTVHGVLHLLGYDHIAPEDEREMFSLQNEILADWYDNLAARGVQYQPKPTGAQAFPSAADRDDLDRRMKEQ; this comes from the coding sequence ATGAGCATCGAGGTGCTAAACGAGTCCGGCGAGGGCGACATCAACGAAGAGATGCTCGTCGACGTCTCCTCCTTCGCACTGGCCGCCATGGACGTCCACCCTGAGACCGAGGTGACCATCACGCTCGTCGACGAGCCCACGATGGCGGACCTCCACGTCCGCTGGATGGACCTCGAGGGGCCCACCGACGTGATGAGCTTCCCCATGGACGAGCTCACCCCCGGCGGCGGCCGCCCGGATGCGGCGCAGCCCGGCCCGGCGATGCTTGGCGACATCATTTTGTGCCCGGCCTTTGATCGTAGGCAAGCGGAGCTCGCGGGCCACGACCTCGGCCACGAGCTGGCGCTGCTGACCGTCCACGGCGTGCTGCACCTGCTCGGTTACGACCACATCGCGCCCGAGGACGAGCGCGAGATGTTCTCGTTGCAAAACGAGATCCTCGCCGACTGGTACGACAACCTCGCCGCGCGCGGGGTGCAGTACCAGCCGAAGCCCACCGGGGCCCAGGCGTTTCCCTCCGCCGCCGACCGCGACGACCTCGACCGCCGGATGAAGGAGCAGTAG
- a CDS encoding hemolysin family protein — MEFTVTYAVVALAALLASGLLGSVESALAPISRARVESMLKDDVPGSRALMRVVDSRANQVNMLVMVRTVLDVTAAVFAAMFTLDLFGAVSWAIFVAVAGVTLLQFGIIGVFARTAGRRNPYSISLRAAQWLVAFNVVLGPVARLLIWVGNLFHPGRDFREGPYATEIELREMVDIAQERGVVETTEHRMIQNIFDLASTYAKQVMVPRPEMIWIEAEKTVGQATRLMVRSGHSRVPAIGENADDIVGVVYLKDMFTPDGRPLDPATSIADVMREPLFIPESKPLDVLLHEMQQRGTHIAMLIDEYGGVAGLLTMEDLLEEIVGEITDEYDEAEMAPIEPLEGPRYRAQARLPLDDLVDYLQDNVGYELSFDDEIVDSVDTVAGLLSFELGRVPLPGSSVEVSELRFTAEGGRDRRGRIKVRSVLIELPDVVDEYQSAQ; from the coding sequence GTGGAGTTCACCGTCACATACGCGGTGGTCGCGCTCGCCGCGCTGCTCGCCTCGGGCCTGCTCGGGTCCGTGGAATCGGCGCTCGCCCCGATCTCGCGGGCGCGCGTGGAGAGCATGCTCAAGGACGACGTCCCGGGCTCCCGGGCGCTGATGCGGGTCGTCGATTCGCGGGCGAATCAGGTCAACATGCTGGTCATGGTGCGTACGGTGCTGGACGTCACCGCCGCCGTCTTCGCCGCCATGTTCACGCTGGATCTGTTTGGGGCTGTCTCCTGGGCGATTTTCGTCGCGGTCGCCGGTGTGACGCTGCTGCAGTTCGGCATCATCGGCGTGTTCGCCCGCACGGCGGGGCGGCGCAACCCGTACTCGATCTCGCTGCGCGCCGCCCAGTGGCTCGTGGCGTTCAACGTGGTCCTTGGCCCGGTGGCGCGGCTTTTGATCTGGGTGGGCAACCTCTTCCACCCGGGCCGCGACTTCCGCGAGGGCCCCTACGCCACGGAGATCGAGCTGCGCGAGATGGTGGACATCGCCCAGGAGCGCGGGGTGGTGGAGACCACCGAGCACCGCATGATCCAGAACATCTTCGACTTAGCCTCCACCTACGCCAAGCAGGTCATGGTGCCGCGCCCGGAGATGATCTGGATCGAGGCGGAAAAGACCGTGGGGCAGGCCACGCGCCTGATGGTGCGCTCCGGGCACTCGCGCGTACCCGCGATCGGGGAGAACGCCGACGACATCGTGGGCGTTGTCTACCTCAAGGACATGTTCACTCCGGACGGCCGCCCCCTCGACCCGGCGACCTCAATCGCGGACGTGATGCGCGAGCCGCTGTTCATCCCCGAGTCGAAGCCGCTCGACGTACTGCTCCACGAGATGCAGCAGCGAGGCACGCACATCGCCATGCTTATCGACGAGTACGGTGGCGTCGCCGGCCTGTTGACCATGGAGGACCTGCTGGAGGAGATCGTCGGCGAGATCACCGACGAGTACGACGAGGCGGAGATGGCGCCGATCGAGCCGCTTGAAGGGCCGCGCTACCGCGCGCAGGCGCGCCTGCCTCTCGACGACCTGGTGGACTATCTGCAGGACAACGTCGGCTACGAGCTGTCCTTCGACGACGAGATCGTCGACTCGGTGGACACTGTCGCCGGACTGCTGTCCTTCGAGCTCGGCCGCGTTCCGTTGCCCGGGTCCTCGGTGGAAGTTTCCGAGCTGCGCTTCACCGCCGAGGGTGGGCGCGACCGCCGCGGCCGCATCAAGGTGCGCAGCGTGCTCATCGAGTTGCCCGACGTGGTCGACGAGTACCAGTCCGCTCAGTAG
- the pdxY gene encoding pyridoxal kinase PdxY, protein MNILSIQSAVAYGHVGNSAAVFPLQRIGHEVWPVYTVNFSNHTGYGAWRGPMIPAADVADVIAGIDERGALGQVDAVLSGYQGGDDIAGVIIDAVARVKELNPAAVYACDPVMGNAKSGCFVADTIPPLLRDRVVPVADIITPNQFELGYLTSREATDLDSTLDAVAAAREMGPRTVLVTSVERPEADPENFLEMIVVDDKGSWIVRTPRLPFKRNGSGDVASALFTGHYIRSGDAADALARTASSVFDLLSTTYEAGAGELLLVEAQDAYAQPRLQFEVEAL, encoded by the coding sequence ATGAACATCCTCTCCATCCAGTCGGCCGTCGCTTACGGCCACGTGGGCAACTCGGCGGCAGTGTTCCCGCTGCAGCGCATCGGGCACGAGGTGTGGCCGGTCTACACCGTCAACTTCTCTAACCACACCGGCTACGGCGCGTGGCGGGGCCCGATGATCCCGGCTGCGGACGTCGCGGACGTGATCGCCGGTATAGACGAGCGCGGGGCGCTGGGTCAGGTCGACGCGGTGCTGTCCGGCTACCAGGGCGGCGACGACATCGCGGGGGTGATCATCGACGCCGTTGCTCGCGTCAAGGAGCTCAACCCCGCGGCCGTCTACGCGTGCGACCCGGTGATGGGCAACGCGAAGTCGGGTTGCTTCGTCGCCGACACCATCCCGCCGCTGCTGCGCGACCGCGTGGTGCCGGTGGCCGACATCATCACCCCGAACCAGTTCGAGCTGGGGTACCTGACCAGCCGGGAGGCGACGGACCTGGACTCGACGCTGGACGCGGTTGCGGCGGCCCGCGAGATGGGGCCGCGGACCGTGCTGGTCACGTCCGTCGAGCGCCCCGAGGCGGATCCCGAGAACTTCCTCGAAATGATCGTGGTCGACGACAAGGGGTCGTGGATTGTGCGCACGCCACGGTTGCCGTTTAAGCGCAACGGGTCGGGTGATGTGGCCTCGGCGCTGTTTACCGGCCACTACATCCGCAGCGGTGATGCCGCGGACGCGTTGGCGCGCACGGCCTCGTCGGTGTTTGATTTGCTGTCGACGACCTATGAGGCGGGGGCAGGGGAGCTGCTGCTGGTGGAGGCGCAGGACGCCTACGCGCAGCCGCGGCTGCAGTTTGAGGTAGAGGCACTGTAA
- a CDS encoding HNH endonuclease signature motif containing protein — translation MKQVKTRTPDDLRAVVRRMVDRANRKHKPTDDPNAGFNKRNVHFSPKKSDGTRTMSVSLTEAHYALVKALLDQNSGPGSNVGEESAEDSRLPGQRKFDQLWNIMMQYEHGRQAKNKGAASVVVSITLDDLANADYTTTFMNNTGVELTCFDLVRLGMGGTEDFILQIDRATGVPLSLGRTRLASVEQRIGALAIQGVCAWTGCSVPTFEAEIHHILSYIRGGNTDMQNLAAMCRRHHRFNNDARDGSHGRSHVERNPATGRIGVVNPDGSIEYNDTQGFHDSAWAKLFRRGRISGLSAPGLPPAPPVFPAEPKASA, via the coding sequence ATGAAGCAAGTGAAGACGCGCACTCCTGACGACCTGCGCGCCGTGGTGCGCCGCATGGTGGACCGCGCCAACCGCAAACACAAGCCCACCGACGACCCGAACGCCGGTTTTAATAAACGCAACGTGCATTTTTCTCCGAAGAAGTCGGACGGAACGCGCACAATGAGCGTTTCTCTGACCGAAGCCCACTACGCGCTCGTCAAGGCCCTGCTGGACCAGAATTCCGGGCCCGGTTCCAACGTCGGCGAGGAGTCCGCCGAGGATTCGCGTCTACCGGGGCAGCGCAAGTTTGACCAGCTGTGGAACATCATGATGCAGTACGAGCACGGCCGGCAGGCGAAAAACAAGGGCGCCGCGTCCGTGGTCGTGTCGATCACGTTGGACGACCTTGCCAACGCGGACTACACCACCACGTTCATGAACAACACCGGTGTGGAGCTGACGTGCTTCGACCTGGTGCGCCTGGGAATGGGTGGGACCGAGGACTTCATTCTGCAGATCGACCGCGCCACAGGCGTGCCGCTCTCGCTTGGCCGGACCCGCCTGGCCAGTGTGGAGCAGCGCATCGGGGCACTGGCCATCCAAGGCGTCTGCGCCTGGACCGGCTGCTCGGTGCCCACGTTCGAGGCCGAAATCCACCACATCCTGTCCTACATTCGCGGCGGGAACACGGATATGCAGAATCTAGCCGCTATGTGTCGCCGCCACCACCGGTTCAACAACGACGCCCGAGACGGCTCGCACGGCAGATCCCACGTCGAGAGAAACCCCGCGACGGGCAGAATCGGCGTGGTCAACCCCGATGGCAGCATCGAGTACAACGACACGCAAGGGTTCCACGACTCAGCCTGGGCGAAGCTTTTCCGGCGCGGACGCATCAGCGGCCTCAGCGCCCCCGGCCTGCCACCGGCCCCGCCTGTCTTTCCCGCCGAGCCCAAAGCCAGCGCCTAA
- the era gene encoding GTPase Era: MDLNTPEGFRSGFVSFVGRPNTGKSTLTNALVGEKIAIMADQPETTRHPIRGIINREDAQVIVVDTPGVHRPRTLLGERLNDVVRDTFADVDVIGFTVPADEKIGPGDRFILEQIRTIKPNAPIVGIVTKLDKANKDTVGERLVELHDLLGEDCEVVPVSATEAVQLDVLLDILVDHLPEGPQFYPEGHVTDEDTETRISELIREEALQGLREELPHSVAVQIDEMHPDPDNPERLRIYAVMFLERPGQKKIIEGPDGRRLSGIVHRARKQIIELLGQNVFLDLRIKVLKNWQSDPKALGRLGF, translated from the coding sequence ATGGACCTAAATACGCCTGAGGGCTTCCGCTCCGGCTTCGTCAGCTTCGTCGGTCGCCCGAACACGGGTAAGTCGACGCTGACGAACGCGCTGGTGGGGGAGAAAATCGCCATCATGGCGGACCAGCCGGAGACGACGCGCCACCCGATCCGCGGCATCATCAACCGTGAGGATGCGCAGGTCATCGTCGTCGATACGCCTGGCGTGCACCGCCCGCGCACGCTGCTCGGCGAGCGGCTTAACGACGTCGTCCGCGACACCTTCGCCGACGTCGATGTCATCGGTTTCACCGTCCCGGCGGATGAGAAGATCGGCCCCGGCGACCGCTTCATCCTGGAGCAGATCCGCACGATCAAGCCCAACGCCCCGATCGTCGGCATCGTGACAAAGTTGGACAAGGCCAACAAGGACACCGTGGGCGAGCGGCTCGTGGAGCTGCACGACCTGCTCGGTGAAGACTGCGAGGTCGTGCCCGTCTCCGCGACCGAGGCCGTGCAGCTCGACGTGCTGCTGGACATCCTTGTCGACCACCTGCCCGAGGGCCCGCAGTTCTACCCGGAAGGCCACGTCACCGACGAGGACACGGAGACGCGGATCTCCGAGCTGATCCGCGAGGAAGCGCTCCAGGGGTTGCGCGAGGAGCTGCCGCACTCGGTGGCGGTGCAGATCGATGAGATGCACCCGGACCCGGACAACCCCGAGCGCCTGCGGATTTACGCCGTGATGTTCCTCGAGCGCCCGGGGCAGAAGAAGATTATCGAGGGCCCGGACGGGCGGCGGCTCTCTGGCATCGTGCACCGCGCGCGCAAGCAGATCATTGAGCTGCTCGGCCAGAACGTCTTCCTTGACCTGCGCATCAAGGTGCTGAAGAACTGGCAGTCGGACCCGAAGGCGCTGGGGCGTCTTGGCTTCTAG
- the recO gene encoding DNA repair protein RecO, with protein MASRESYRDRAFVVRTYDFGEADRVVVLLTRHHGLVRSVAKGVRKSRSRFGSRIQPFVDIDVQLYPGRNLATITAADTVAYFAGRIIEDFDRYAAGCAILEAAEKLSYSDAERGSSLFDATRDALEQLQDPEQHPTLVLDAFILRATEHAGWGLSLFHCANCQAPGPHKAFSAPTGGAVCNNCRPPGSADVDPETLHVMWLIQNGHPAATDMVEQVHRLTTAHLHWHLETAVKSLKIMEQA; from the coding sequence TTGGCTTCTAGGGAGAGCTACCGCGACCGCGCATTCGTGGTGCGTACCTACGATTTCGGCGAGGCCGATCGCGTCGTGGTGCTGCTGACTCGGCACCACGGTCTCGTGCGCAGCGTGGCCAAGGGCGTGCGCAAGTCCCGCTCGCGCTTCGGATCACGGATCCAGCCCTTCGTGGACATCGACGTCCAGCTCTACCCGGGCCGCAACCTGGCCACTATCACGGCCGCCGACACCGTCGCCTACTTCGCGGGCCGCATCATCGAGGACTTTGACCGCTACGCCGCCGGCTGCGCGATCCTGGAGGCCGCGGAGAAGCTCAGCTACTCTGACGCCGAGCGGGGCAGCTCGCTTTTCGACGCCACCCGCGACGCCCTGGAGCAACTTCAAGACCCCGAGCAGCACCCCACGCTCGTCCTCGACGCGTTCATCCTGCGCGCGACCGAGCACGCCGGCTGGGGCCTGAGCCTGTTTCACTGCGCGAACTGCCAGGCCCCGGGCCCGCACAAGGCGTTTAGCGCCCCGACGGGCGGGGCGGTGTGCAACAACTGCCGCCCGCCCGGCTCGGCCGACGTCGACCCGGAGACCCTGCACGTGATGTGGCTGATCCAAAACGGCCACCCGGCCGCCACCGACATGGTGGAGCAGGTGCACCGGCTGACCACGGCCCACCTGCACTGGCATCTGGAGACGGCCGTGAAGAGTTTGAAGATTATGGAGCAGGCATAA
- a CDS encoding isoprenyl transferase: protein MARPDIAPEFIPRHIAVVMDGNGRWAQQRGLKRTEGHKRGEAVLMDCVDACIELGTVQWLSAYAFSTENWRRSAEEVRFLMGFSRDVLRNRRDELNDKNVRIRWAGRRPRLWRSVIRELEKAEELTQDNTGLTLVMCVNYGGRAEIVDGVRSLLDAAANGQIRPSEITEDTFDQWLYQPDMPDVDLFLRPSGEQRTSNFLLWQSAYAEMVYQEKLWPDFTREDLFAAVLEYAKRDRRFGGAIEHNA from the coding sequence ATGGCCAGACCCGACATTGCCCCCGAGTTCATTCCTCGCCACATCGCCGTGGTGATGGACGGCAACGGCAGGTGGGCCCAGCAGCGCGGGTTGAAGCGCACGGAGGGCCACAAGCGGGGCGAGGCCGTGCTTATGGATTGCGTCGATGCCTGCATCGAGCTCGGCACTGTGCAGTGGCTATCGGCGTACGCGTTTTCCACGGAGAACTGGCGCCGCAGCGCAGAGGAGGTGCGTTTCCTCATGGGCTTTTCCCGCGACGTGCTGCGCAACCGCCGCGACGAGCTAAACGACAAAAACGTGCGCATTCGCTGGGCCGGTCGACGTCCGCGGCTGTGGCGCAGCGTGATCCGCGAGCTGGAAAAAGCCGAGGAGCTCACCCAAGACAACACCGGGCTGACACTGGTGATGTGCGTCAACTACGGTGGCCGCGCGGAGATCGTCGACGGAGTGCGCTCGCTTCTCGACGCCGCAGCCAACGGCCAGATCCGCCCCAGCGAGATTACCGAGGACACCTTCGACCAGTGGCTGTACCAGCCGGATATGCCGGACGTGGACCTTTTCCTGCGCCCCTCAGGAGAGCAGCGCACCTCGAACTTCCTTTTGTGGCAGTCGGCCTACGCGGAGATGGTGTACCAGGAGAAGTTGTGGCCCGATTTCACCCGCGAGGATCTTTTCGCTGCCGTGCTGGAGTACGCCAAGCGCGACCGCCGCTTCGGCGGCGCGATTGAGCACAACGCCTAA
- a CDS encoding Fur family transcriptional regulator, producing MSRTPSATPAPKRHTPTPKLGVRNTWQRTAVVEALRDIDKFVSARQIHDALEQRGEKVGLTTVYRTLQSLAQVEAVDVLQNKDGESLYRHCLTEHHHHHLMCTQCGRSEEIEGGPVEQWAQLVAQRYGYELVGHDAEVFGVCRTCQEERGNNA from the coding sequence ATGTCTCGCACACCGTCGGCCACCCCTGCCCCCAAACGTCACACTCCCACGCCCAAGCTAGGCGTCCGCAATACATGGCAGCGCACCGCGGTCGTCGAAGCGCTGCGCGACATCGACAAGTTCGTCTCCGCTCGCCAAATCCACGACGCGCTTGAGCAGCGCGGCGAAAAGGTGGGCCTGACCACCGTCTACCGCACTCTGCAGTCGCTGGCCCAGGTGGAGGCCGTGGATGTACTGCAGAACAAGGACGGCGAGTCTCTCTACCGCCACTGCCTCACCGAGCATCACCACCACCACTTAATGTGCACCCAGTGCGGCCGCAGCGAAGAGATCGAAGGCGGCCCGGTGGAGCAGTGGGCGCAGCTCGTCGCACAGCGCTACGGCTACGAGTTGGTCGGGCACGACGCCGAGGTCTTCGGCGTGTGCCGCACCTGCCAGGAAGAACGCGGCAACAACGCTTAG
- a CDS encoding ArsR/SmtB family transcription factor, with translation MNGLQPRDVERTAALVSALDSPLRLQILLLLHTSPHVVHQIVFTLDKSQPLISQHLRVLKKSGLVDAVRAGREVVYTLAEPAVIDIIFQLADLTTVRNTGTGEDELASRRLSDATSTTENGPSAGAVAIIDPPSDIRPSRDPGLVPFTPGPTRE, from the coding sequence GTGAATGGTCTGCAACCGCGGGACGTCGAGCGAACGGCCGCGCTTGTGAGCGCTCTTGACTCCCCTCTGCGACTACAAATCCTCCTCCTCTTGCACACATCCCCGCACGTTGTGCACCAGATTGTGTTCACGTTGGACAAGTCGCAGCCCCTGATCAGCCAGCACCTGCGCGTGCTGAAGAAGTCCGGCCTCGTGGATGCGGTGAGGGCGGGTCGCGAGGTCGTGTACACGCTCGCTGAGCCCGCCGTTATTGACATCATTTTTCAGCTCGCTGACCTCACAACGGTTCGTAACACCGGCACGGGCGAAGACGAGCTTGCTTCTCGACGCCTCTCCGACGCCACCTCGACTACCGAGAATGGCCCGTCCGCGGGCGCGGTAGCGATCATCGATCCCCCTTCTGACATTCGGCCCTCGCGCGACCCCGGCCTGGTGCCATTCACACCGGGGCCTACTCGGGAATAG